Proteins encoded together in one Procambarus clarkii isolate CNS0578487 chromosome 71, FALCON_Pclarkii_2.0, whole genome shotgun sequence window:
- the LOC138356309 gene encoding uncharacterized protein — protein MGSYIELGKHVNKVIYSKLVNSVDRVSCSELVNSVNRERKLWEKGLTFLIGPPARKKREDAIEDLCNNLETSINQVWSNLRPEQANEGRPQAWYGTTTQLQSLKGGEGRPFNAERTHGYCDKTGGQGRYCRRLEKGQLQERDERHLADTAAYKQIHNQDDALRNAQTRSKRIVLKLFENKTGDGKGGLVQAGARDFFLAFESIIPHLYFLPKIHKALEETTGTWQGRPVLSGCRAPTRPEDWICTALLNPLLRLLPERIKGTTDFLKKIAEIKGPVPRGARLFSMDVVSLYPSMPKREAAKVVASFFTDNRAKIRQELQDAGVWRTPSKETLEEAILHVMRHIILQFEGRAYRQTKGTAIGASSSVAIAEIFVHVVFERKRSHRKDGPAVYFRYIDDIFGIVEDSFPRLEGFFSWSNTVHENLKFTLEHSDSTINFLDTTVYIDQLTRNLHTKAYYKPTNLHTYLKFDSSHPLALKKSLPYSLGLRLKRINSKEETLYPQLDDLWDMFRNRDYPETIIHTAQEKLREKTRAELLRPRTQEVEDKRWILPTIFFPGLAAQLKIKLQEVWTWMRETYSEHPS, from the exons GAGAGGAAGCTGTGGGAAAAGGGACTTACATTCTTGATAGGCCCTCCGGCGCGTAAGAAGAGAGAAGATGCGATAGAGGATCTGTGCAACAACTTGGAAACTAGTATCAACCAAGTTTGGAGCAACCTCCGGCCGGAGCAAG CAAATGAAGGTCGACCTCAAGCGTGGTACGGAACGACGACGCAACTGCAATCTCTCAAGGGAGGAGAGGGACGCCCTTTCAACGCTGAAAGGACGCACGGATATTGTGATAAAACCGGCGGACAAGGGAGGTACTGTCGTCGCCTGGAGAAAGGACAACTACAGGAACGAGATGAGAGGCACCTGGCAGACACTGCAGCCTACAAACAGATACACAACCAGGATGATGCGCTTAGAAACGCCCAAACGAGGAGTAAAAGGATAGTCCTCAAGCTGTTCGAAAACAAGACTGGGGACGGGAAAGGAGGACTCGTGCAGGCAGGGGCGAGAGATTTCTTCCTAGCCTTTGAATCCATCATTCCCCACCTCTACTTTTTACCAAAGATCCATAAAGCACTAGAAGAAACAACAGGAACGTGGCAAGGGAGACCGGTTCTAAGCGGCTGCCGGGCCCCAACAAGGCCGGAAGACTGGATCTGCACAGCCCTCCTGAACCCCTTACTACGCCTACTACCGGAAAGAATCAAAGGTACGACGGATTTCCTCAAGAAAATTGCAGAAATTAAAGGTCCCGTCCCGAGAGGGGCCCGCCTTTTTTCCATGGATGTGGTATCGCTCTACCCGAGCATGCCAAAGAGAGAAGCTGCAAAGGTAGTAGCATCTTTCTTTACAGATAACAGAGCAAAAATCAGACAGGAACTTCAAGACGCTGGAGTATGGAGGACCCCCTCGAAAGAAACTCTTGAGGAGGCCATCCTCCATGTGATGAGACACATTATTTTGCAATTTGAAGGACGGGCATACCGGCAAACCAAGGGTACAGCGATAGGAGCATCCAGTAGTGTGGCAATCGCTGAAATATTTGTGCATGTAGTGTTCGAGAGGAAACGATCCCACAGGAAGGACGGACCGGCGGTATATTTCCGTTACATAGATGACATCTTCGGAATAGTGGAGGACAGTTTCCCGCGCCTAGAAGGTTTCTTTTCATGGTCAAATACAGTTCATGAAAACCTTAAGTTTACCCTCGAGCACAGTGACTCCACGATTAATTTCCTAGATACAACAGTGTATATAGACCAGCTAACCAGGAATCTGCATACGAAGGCATACTATAAACCGACTAACCTTCATAcgtatctgaaatttgactcgagCCACCCACTAGCCTTGAAGAAATCGCTACCCTATTCACTTGGACTCAGACTCAAGAGGATTAACAGCAAAGAAGAGACTCTATATCCCCAGCTTGATGACCTATGGGATATGTTTAGGAACAGAGACTACCCAGAGACAATAATACATACGGCCCAGGAGAAACTCAGAGAAAAAACAAGGGCAGAGCTACTTAGACCTAGAACACAAGAGGTAGAAGACAAGAGATGGATTCTTCCAACCATTTTCTTCCCCGGCCTTGCAGCACAGCTTAAGATAAAACTCCAAGAAGTATGGACATGGATGAGGGAAACGTACAGTGAACATCCATCCTAG